In Deinococcus puniceus, one genomic interval encodes:
- a CDS encoding 4a-hydroxytetrahydrobiopterin dehydratase produces MAYDPRMAFDPERKMTDGDVQDLKPDGWWGGEGTLFRDVTFESYGEGVEFAVQVAALAEAQNHHPDITIHYRRVKLSYFTHDAGGVTMADIEGARAVNGLIEALGQGDQNSTDQNKGAAAG; encoded by the coding sequence ATGGCTTACGACCCCCGAATGGCGTTTGATCCCGAACGCAAGATGACCGATGGAGATGTGCAAGACCTGAAGCCCGACGGCTGGTGGGGCGGCGAAGGCACGCTTTTCCGTGACGTGACCTTCGAGAGCTATGGGGAAGGCGTGGAGTTTGCCGTGCAGGTGGCTGCACTAGCCGAGGCGCAAAACCATCACCCAGACATCACCATTCATTACCGCCGCGTGAAACTGAGCTACTTTACCCACGATGCAGGCGGCGTGACGATGGCCGACATAGAGGGGGCGCGGGCGGTCAATGGATTGATAGAGGCCCTCGGCCAAGGCGACCAGAACAGTACCGATCAGAACAAAGGTGCCGCCGCCGGGTGA